The following are from one region of the Hydrogenimonas sp. SS33 genome:
- the recG gene encoding ATP-dependent DNA helicase RecG, translating to MTEKLKKAGFSSLLELAVHTPHAYLDTRLSTVLQPGETHTVEGQVLQTRRVGERLVAAVRTPLVPAPLEMTVFHPKPYHSAIFKPGITLYLHGKIERFGTKWQMVNPKKLSSVGEIVPRYKCRVRQDVHRRIVASLVTVANLVGEGLDERQAELIVRAHRPDERWLRLYRRHGGLGPRTLEALKSAEALDYFKRMRKKRARFPSMAKLEGDIAPFLERLPFELTEDQKRAIAAIREDLRSDHAARRMVVGDVGSGKTMVILAAAAAAWPRRAILMAPTSILARQLYEEAKKWLPAYVETALVVQNGEEGDAQSAHFIVGTHALLYRDLPPAPLVMVDEQHRFGTEQRKRLEVLAGIGNREKGNGNGETGEGEARPHYLQFSATPIPRTQAMIDSALVDVTLIESTPFAKDITTTIIGRSDFAQLQAHIEKETEAGRQVLVVYPLVEESEHIGYRSLEESESFWRERFDGVFATHGRDKNKDEVLQAFAKEGKILLATTVIEVGISLPKLSTIVIVGAERMGLATLHQLRGRVSRTGLKGYCFLFTNDPKNARLKAFCQTKNGFEIARLDLKFRQSGDLLDGRAQSGKAFRWLDMAEDEGIVQAVAARFGHGVV from the coding sequence TTGACGGAGAAACTGAAAAAGGCGGGGTTCTCCTCCCTGCTGGAACTGGCGGTCCATACGCCCCACGCCTATCTCGACACACGCCTTTCGACGGTTTTGCAGCCGGGTGAGACCCATACGGTCGAAGGGCAGGTCCTCCAGACGCGGCGCGTCGGCGAGCGGCTTGTCGCAGCGGTGCGCACGCCTTTGGTACCCGCACCGCTGGAGATGACCGTCTTTCACCCCAAACCCTACCACAGTGCCATCTTCAAACCCGGCATCACCCTCTACCTTCATGGAAAAATCGAACGTTTCGGCACCAAGTGGCAGATGGTCAACCCGAAAAAACTCTCCTCCGTGGGGGAGATCGTTCCCCGGTACAAGTGCAGGGTGCGCCAGGATGTGCACCGGCGTATCGTGGCGTCTCTGGTGACGGTGGCGAACCTGGTGGGGGAGGGGCTGGATGAACGGCAGGCGGAGCTGATCGTCAGGGCGCACCGGCCCGACGAGCGGTGGCTGCGCCTCTACCGGCGCCACGGCGGGCTGGGCCCCCGGACGCTGGAGGCCCTCAAAAGCGCCGAGGCGCTCGATTATTTCAAACGGATGCGGAAAAAACGGGCCCGTTTTCCGTCGATGGCGAAGCTGGAAGGGGATATCGCCCCGTTTCTCGAACGCCTCCCTTTCGAACTGACGGAAGACCAGAAAAGGGCGATCGCCGCCATTCGGGAGGATTTGCGAAGCGACCATGCCGCCAGGCGGATGGTGGTGGGGGATGTGGGCAGCGGGAAGACGATGGTGATATTGGCGGCGGCGGCCGCGGCGTGGCCCCGGCGCGCCATTTTGATGGCCCCCACCTCCATTCTGGCGCGCCAACTCTACGAAGAGGCGAAGAAGTGGCTTCCTGCATATGTGGAAACGGCGCTCGTGGTGCAAAACGGGGAAGAAGGGGACGCCCAAAGCGCCCACTTCATCGTCGGTACCCACGCATTGCTCTACCGCGACCTGCCCCCCGCACCGCTGGTGATGGTGGACGAACAGCACCGCTTCGGCACCGAACAGCGCAAGCGGCTGGAGGTTTTGGCGGGAATCGGGAATCGGGAAAAGGGAAACGGAAATGGGGAAACGGGAGAAGGGGAAGCGCGTCCGCATTATCTGCAGTTTTCCGCCACGCCCATTCCCCGCACCCAGGCGATGATCGATTCGGCGCTGGTGGATGTGACGCTGATCGAATCGACCCCCTTTGCCAAAGATATTACGACCACTATCATCGGGCGGAGCGATTTTGCGCAGCTTCAGGCGCACATAGAGAAAGAGACCGAAGCGGGGCGGCAGGTGCTGGTGGTCTACCCGCTGGTGGAGGAGAGCGAGCATATCGGCTACCGGTCGCTGGAGGAGAGCGAATCCTTCTGGCGGGAGCGGTTCGACGGGGTCTTCGCGACCCACGGGCGGGACAAGAACAAGGACGAGGTGCTGCAGGCTTTCGCGAAGGAGGGGAAGATTCTGTTGGCGACCACGGTCATCGAGGTGGGCATCTCCCTGCCGAAGCTCTCCACCATCGTCATCGTAGGCGCCGAGCGGATGGGGCTGGCGACGCTTCATCAGCTTAGAGGCCGCGTCAGCCGCACTGGGCTCAAAGGGTACTGCTTTCTCTTTACCAACGACCCCAAAAACGCGCGCCTCAAGGCCTTCTGCCAAACCAAAAACGGCTTCGAGATCGCCCGCCTCGACCTGAAGTTCCGCCAGTCCGGCGACCTGCTCGACGGCAGGGCCCAGAGCGGCAAAGCGTTCCGGTGGCTGGACATGGCGGAAGACGAAGGGATCGTGCAGGCGGTGGCGGCACGTTTCGGTCACGGCGTGGTATAA
- a CDS encoding type II secretion system protein, whose amino-acid sequence MRHGFTLLSAIFLMVLIATLMVLAFSLSAQTKKQTGDIYMQEQAYLLGRSATEFALLAISGHDNNDSCLEQINMQFPDGEPLFDVNMTLYYVGNGLKCNAGHLLANNIATDESNGTVLIDTIVSYTDPATDEQVRFHRRTIQKP is encoded by the coding sequence ATGAGGCACGGCTTTACACTTCTTTCGGCGATCTTCCTGATGGTGCTCATCGCGACGTTGATGGTGCTGGCATTCTCGCTCTCGGCCCAGACCAAGAAGCAGACCGGTGACATCTACATGCAGGAGCAGGCCTATCTCCTCGGACGAAGCGCGACGGAATTCGCCCTTCTTGCCATCTCCGGACATGACAACAATGACTCCTGCCTGGAACAGATCAATATGCAGTTTCCCGACGGGGAGCCCCTGTTTGATGTCAACATGACCCTTTACTATGTGGGTAACGGCCTCAAATGCAACGCCGGCCATCTTCTCGCCAACAATATCGCCACCGACGAATCCAACGGAACGGTGCTCATCGACACCATCGTCAGCTATACCGACCCGGCGACGGACGAGCAGGTGCGTTTCCACCGCAGGACCATCCAAAAGCCTTAA
- a CDS encoding pitrilysin family protein — translation MSAVLDKVEVGGVEVPLIFERDALLPIASMQVVFRYSGALADGKHPGLAKFSSRMMNEGTKSLGSTGFAKALEERAISLSAHTGTETFVFELSSLKEQFDKGVSLFSDLLKEPNLSEESFKKVQATTVGALMRKESDYDYQASLLLKKVLFDGTPLARPADGTVADVKALTLPEVKAFLKTHLVLKRAIVVIGGDMTLKEAKAFAKKALAPLEAGTTEPLPYFEANADPRTAVEEKPTEQAYIYFGSPFHLKVDDPDAYKARVAAFILGSSGFGSRLMEEVRVKRGLAYSAYGRVVLNKSSSYFSGYLQTKLESQKEAKEVVVKVIDDFVKKGVTQKELDDAKLFILGSEPLRNETLSQRLGRAFNEYYKGLGLGYAKKELERIEALKLDDLNAFIKAHPEILKLSFAIITNQSGNSVGKK, via the coding sequence ATGAGTGCGGTACTGGACAAAGTGGAGGTGGGCGGCGTCGAGGTGCCGCTGATCTTCGAGAGGGATGCGCTGCTTCCCATCGCATCGATGCAGGTGGTTTTCCGCTACAGCGGGGCCCTGGCGGACGGCAAGCACCCCGGCCTGGCGAAATTCTCCTCCCGCATGATGAACGAGGGGACGAAGAGCCTCGGGAGCACGGGCTTCGCGAAGGCGCTGGAGGAGCGGGCCATCAGCCTCAGCGCCCATACCGGGACGGAAACCTTCGTTTTCGAACTCTCCAGCCTCAAAGAGCAGTTCGACAAGGGGGTTTCACTCTTTTCCGACCTGCTCAAAGAGCCAAACCTGAGCGAAGAGAGCTTCAAAAAGGTGCAGGCGACGACCGTCGGCGCGCTGATGCGCAAAGAGAGCGACTATGACTACCAGGCGAGCCTGCTTCTGAAAAAGGTGCTGTTCGACGGCACCCCCCTGGCCCGGCCCGCCGACGGAACGGTGGCGGATGTCAAAGCCCTGACGCTGCCGGAGGTGAAAGCTTTTCTGAAAACCCATCTGGTGCTCAAGCGCGCCATCGTCGTCATCGGCGGCGACATGACGCTAAAGGAGGCGAAAGCCTTTGCGAAAAAGGCCCTCGCGCCGCTTGAAGCCGGCACGACGGAACCGCTTCCCTATTTCGAAGCCAACGCCGACCCGCGTACGGCGGTGGAGGAGAAGCCGACGGAGCAGGCCTACATCTATTTCGGTTCCCCTTTTCATCTGAAAGTGGACGACCCCGACGCTTACAAAGCCCGCGTCGCCGCCTTCATACTCGGCAGCAGCGGTTTCGGAAGCCGGCTCATGGAGGAGGTGCGCGTCAAACGGGGACTGGCCTACAGCGCCTATGGACGGGTCGTCCTGAACAAGAGCAGCAGTTATTTCAGCGGCTACCTGCAGACCAAACTCGAAAGCCAGAAAGAGGCGAAAGAGGTGGTGGTGAAGGTGATCGACGATTTCGTCAAGAAAGGGGTGACCCAAAAGGAGCTGGATGACGCGAAACTCTTCATCCTCGGCTCCGAGCCCCTGCGCAACGAAACCCTCTCCCAGCGCCTGGGCCGCGCCTTCAACGAGTACTACAAAGGGCTCGGCCTCGGATACGCCAAAAAGGAGCTGGAACGCATCGAAGCCCTGAAGCTCGACGATCTCAACGCCTTCATCAAGGCCCATCCGGAGATATTGAAACTCTCTTTCGCCATTATTACGAACCAAAGCGGAAACTCCGTCGGCAAAAAGTGA
- a CDS encoding prepilin-type N-terminal cleavage/methylation domain-containing protein has product MVRRAGFSFIELVVSIVVIGIVFMSVPLILVETQKSSAFSTQQEGIMVGVTSMVSILGYRWDEAETNRTRNGGFAKVCDVTGGDAELGRTTNVFGQETNRRRGHFKGEYRRKFYDPIFNDLLFFPNDQAVAQGYRPQNTYATYSSHLGLDPDDNGIYDDIDDFNSTASNLTGGGIRDYKFAYSISTRVYYIDDDYTYGGSNTMNVSISKQKTDDMTNIKMVENNVTSDEGSILFYAFSSNIGEYKILHRTFE; this is encoded by the coding sequence ATGGTAAGACGTGCCGGTTTCTCTTTTATCGAACTGGTAGTCTCCATCGTCGTCATCGGCATCGTCTTCATGTCCGTGCCGCTGATACTGGTGGAGACCCAGAAGAGTTCCGCCTTCTCGACCCAGCAGGAGGGAATCATGGTAGGCGTGACTTCCATGGTGAGCATACTCGGCTACCGCTGGGACGAAGCCGAGACCAACCGGACCCGAAACGGCGGTTTCGCCAAAGTGTGCGACGTTACGGGCGGGGATGCGGAGCTTGGACGGACAACCAACGTATTCGGGCAGGAAACGAACCGCAGAAGGGGCCATTTCAAAGGCGAGTACCGAAGAAAATTTTACGACCCCATTTTCAACGACCTTCTCTTCTTCCCGAATGACCAGGCGGTCGCACAGGGATACCGCCCCCAAAACACCTACGCCACCTATTCCTCCCATTTGGGGTTGGACCCGGATGACAACGGTATCTACGACGATATCGACGACTTCAACTCCACAGCTTCCAATCTAACGGGGGGAGGCATCCGCGACTACAAATTCGCCTACTCCATTTCGACGCGGGTCTACTATATCGACGACGACTATACCTACGGCGGGTCCAATACGATGAATGTCTCCATATCGAAACAGAAGACCGATGACATGACCAACATCAAAATGGTGGAGAACAACGTCACCAGCGACGAGGGTTCGATCCTCTTCTATGCCTTCTCCTCCAACATCGGTGAATACAAAATTCTACACAGGACTTTCGAGTGA
- a CDS encoding GGDEF domain-containing protein, which yields MNEEIYWGLIGAALLAATGAGAGWAMCSKKLGRSRKKIDAMAQELQEARSLDEATGAFNYPFFVKAANVQIKLARRHRWPVTLMVVDIDQLERVNLRYSFRMGDSVLKHLADSIRSVVRSSDVLGRFGGSGIFILLPECDIDNIRTVYDRIVEKVSGEPLIHNGKKIDYHFTGGAVTMYGVHIHLNQMLGLAEDALNAAKEKKKDIVIFDKEGLEVKQAG from the coding sequence ATGAACGAAGAGATCTACTGGGGTTTGATCGGAGCGGCGCTTCTGGCGGCAACGGGTGCCGGTGCCGGATGGGCGATGTGTTCCAAAAAACTTGGCCGGAGCCGGAAAAAAATCGATGCGATGGCGCAGGAGCTGCAGGAGGCCCGCTCCCTGGATGAGGCAACGGGCGCCTTCAACTACCCTTTCTTCGTCAAAGCGGCCAATGTGCAGATCAAGCTGGCGCGCCGCCACCGCTGGCCGGTGACGCTGATGGTCGTCGACATCGACCAGCTGGAGCGGGTCAACCTCCGATACAGTTTCCGCATGGGCGACAGTGTGCTCAAACATCTTGCCGACAGCATCCGGTCGGTCGTCAGAAGCAGCGATGTCCTCGGACGCTTCGGCGGCTCGGGCATCTTTATTCTGCTGCCCGAGTGTGATATCGACAACATTCGCACGGTCTACGACCGCATCGTAGAGAAAGTCTCCGGCGAACCCCTCATCCACAACGGCAAGAAGATCGACTACCATTTTACCGGCGGCGCGGTGACGATGTACGGCGTCCACATCCATCTCAACCAGATGCTGGGGCTCGCCGAGGACGCGCTGAACGCGGCGAAAGAGAAGAAAAAGGATATCGTCATTTTCGACAAAGAGGGCCTGGAAGTGAAACAGGCCGGATGA
- a CDS encoding nucleotidyltransferase domain-containing protein yields MRLKTWEVEAIKACLAESFGPAAKVFLFGSRTDDAKRGGDIDLYVVAEPLPENWRDMRSAFWICLQERLGEQKIDIVVARNPDDPIERIAQRDGIEL; encoded by the coding sequence GTGAGGCTCAAAACGTGGGAAGTCGAGGCGATCAAAGCCTGCCTGGCGGAGAGTTTCGGCCCCGCGGCGAAAGTCTTCCTCTTCGGCAGCCGCACGGACGATGCCAAGCGGGGCGGGGATATCGACCTCTACGTCGTGGCCGAACCGCTGCCCGAAAATTGGCGCGACATGCGTTCGGCCTTCTGGATCTGCCTGCAGGAGCGCCTGGGGGAGCAGAAGATCGACATCGTCGTCGCACGAAACCCCGACGATCCCATCGAGCGGATCGCCCAAAGAGACGGAATCGAATTGTGA
- the ribH gene encoding 6,7-dimethyl-8-ribityllumazine synthase translates to MNVIEGKLRLSGDERIAVIASRFNHIITDRLVEGARDAFLRHGGKEENLDLILVPGAFEIPFALEKALSSGKYAGVCCVGAVIRGSTPHFDYVAAEATKGVANVTLKHGKPVAFGVLTTDTIEQAIERAGSKAGNKGFEAMTGVIEMLDLYRQMGA, encoded by the coding sequence ATGAACGTTATCGAAGGAAAACTGCGGCTTTCGGGCGATGAGCGCATCGCCGTCATCGCCAGCCGCTTCAACCACATCATCACCGACCGGCTGGTGGAGGGGGCGCGGGACGCCTTTTTGCGCCACGGGGGCAAAGAGGAGAACCTGGACCTGATTCTGGTGCCGGGGGCGTTTGAGATCCCCTTCGCCCTGGAAAAGGCGCTCTCAAGCGGCAAATATGCCGGCGTCTGCTGCGTGGGCGCCGTGATCCGCGGGTCGACCCCCCACTTCGACTATGTCGCCGCGGAGGCGACCAAAGGGGTGGCCAACGTCACCCTCAAACACGGCAAACCGGTCGCTTTCGGCGTGCTGACCACCGACACGATCGAACAGGCGATTGAACGGGCCGGCTCCAAAGCGGGCAACAAGGGCTTCGAAGCGATGACCGGCGTCATCGAGATGCTCGACCTCTACCGTCAGATGGGGGCGTAA
- a CDS encoding dehypoxanthine futalosine cyclase, giving the protein MSRMTPAEAVELIRHGDLKELGRMAYERKRELHPEGITTFVVDRNINYTNRCWVDCKFCAFYRHGEDEDVYVLSFDEIDEKIEELLAIGGTQILFQGGVHPKLKIDWYEELVEHIHTKYPRITIHGFSAVEIDYIAKVSRISVEEVLRRLKARGLSSIPGAGAEILSDRVRDIIAPKKIDVKDWLNVHRLAHENGIKSTATMMFGTVETDEEIVEHWEHVRNLQDETGGFRAFIMWSFQPYHTALQKEGIVKHKASPNRYLRLLAVSRLFLDNVRNIQSSWVTQGSYIGQMALLYGANDLGSTMMEENVVKAAGAANRMNQEEMIRLIRDVGETPAKRNTAYEILEVY; this is encoded by the coding sequence ATGAGCCGCATGACGCCTGCGGAGGCGGTGGAGCTGATTCGCCACGGCGACCTCAAGGAGCTGGGGCGTATGGCCTACGAGAGGAAAAGGGAGCTTCACCCAGAGGGCATCACCACCTTCGTCGTCGACCGTAACATCAATTACACCAACCGCTGCTGGGTCGACTGCAAATTCTGCGCCTTCTACCGCCACGGGGAGGATGAGGATGTCTATGTCCTGAGCTTCGACGAGATCGACGAAAAGATCGAGGAGCTGCTGGCCATCGGCGGGACGCAGATCCTCTTTCAGGGCGGCGTCCACCCGAAGCTGAAGATCGACTGGTACGAGGAACTGGTGGAGCATATCCACACCAAATATCCCCGGATCACGATCCACGGCTTTTCGGCGGTGGAGATCGACTACATCGCCAAAGTGTCGCGCATCAGCGTCGAAGAGGTGCTGCGGCGCCTCAAAGCCAGAGGGCTCAGCTCCATTCCGGGCGCGGGGGCGGAGATTCTCAGCGACCGGGTGCGCGACATCATCGCGCCCAAGAAGATCGACGTGAAAGATTGGCTTAATGTCCACCGGCTGGCCCATGAAAACGGCATCAAATCGACCGCGACGATGATGTTCGGCACCGTCGAAACCGACGAGGAGATCGTGGAGCATTGGGAGCATGTCCGCAACCTCCAGGACGAAACCGGGGGATTTAGGGCCTTCATCATGTGGAGTTTTCAGCCCTACCACACGGCGTTGCAGAAGGAGGGGATCGTCAAACACAAGGCGAGTCCCAACCGCTACCTCCGCCTGCTGGCGGTCAGCCGCCTCTTTCTGGACAATGTGCGCAACATCCAGAGCTCCTGGGTGACCCAGGGAAGCTACATTGGGCAGATGGCGCTGCTCTACGGCGCCAACGACCTGGGCAGCACGATGATGGAAGAGAACGTCGTCAAAGCCGCCGGCGCGGCGAACCGTATGAACCAGGAGGAGATGATCCGCCTTATCCGCGACGTGGGTGAAACCCCCGCCAAACGCAATACGGCCTACGAGATACTCGAGGTTTACTGA
- a CDS encoding Uma2 family endonuclease, translating to MSLAEILDYTYEDYERWEGAWELIDGYPVAMAPASVRKHQNIAAKIVTVLTNVVEDAACDDCVVSFENDWKINDTTVVRPDIILTCGDEGEKYLTKAPQIVIEIVSPSTAKLDERIKYHLYEAEKVPYYIQVYPEDLKAKVYRLENGKFSKVGDFTKETMRFNGLDCEVELDFAEVFRKFRKSGA from the coding sequence ATGTCCTTGGCGGAGATATTGGATTACACCTACGAAGATTACGAACGGTGGGAAGGCGCCTGGGAATTGATCGACGGCTATCCGGTTGCGATGGCACCGGCATCGGTGCGTAAACATCAGAACATAGCAGCTAAAATCGTGACGGTGTTGACAAACGTTGTCGAAGATGCAGCATGCGATGATTGCGTTGTTTCATTCGAAAACGACTGGAAAATCAATGACACGACCGTTGTGCGCCCCGACATTATTCTCACTTGCGGCGACGAAGGAGAGAAGTACCTCACCAAGGCGCCGCAAATCGTCATCGAGATCGTCAGCCCCTCCACAGCGAAGCTGGATGAACGCATCAAGTACCACCTCTACGAAGCGGAGAAAGTTCCCTACTATATCCAGGTCTACCCCGAGGATCTGAAAGCGAAAGTTTACCGTCTGGAGAACGGGAAGTTTTCGAAAGTGGGAGATTTCACGAAAGAAACGATGCGTTTTAATGGGCTGGATTGCGAAGTGGAACTCGATTTTGCGGAGGTGTTCAGAAAGTTCAGAAAGAGCGGAGCGTAG
- the nusB gene encoding transcription antitermination factor NusB, producing MATRHQSRAAVISLLYAHDIGNPEVQKFAEDLLEEKKIRHKQREFALGLYNGVLGHMEEVDGQIKAHLKDWDFDRLDHVDKSILRLGTYELLYSDLDRAVVINEAVELAKELGSDQSPKFVNGVLDAVVKSRVNSERETVNGEKKVESGGGAE from the coding sequence ATGGCCACCCGTCACCAGTCCCGCGCGGCGGTCATCAGCCTGCTCTACGCCCACGACATCGGCAACCCGGAAGTGCAGAAGTTCGCCGAGGACCTGCTGGAGGAGAAGAAGATCCGCCACAAGCAGCGGGAGTTCGCCCTGGGGCTCTACAACGGCGTGCTGGGCCATATGGAGGAGGTGGACGGGCAGATCAAGGCTCACCTCAAGGATTGGGATTTCGACCGGCTCGACCATGTGGACAAGTCGATTCTCCGCCTGGGTACCTACGAGCTGCTTTACAGCGACCTGGACCGGGCCGTCGTCATCAACGAAGCGGTGGAGCTGGCCAAGGAGCTGGGCAGCGACCAGTCCCCGAAGTTCGTCAACGGCGTGCTCGATGCGGTGGTGAAAAGCAGGGTGAACAGTGAACGGGAAACAGTGAACGGAGAAAAGAAAGTTGAAAGCGGAGGCGGGGCGGAATGA
- the raiA gene encoding ribosome-associated translation inhibitor RaiA, whose amino-acid sequence MNISIVGRHFELTDAIKQHIESAVDGLKKYNLDIISTRVVVDADEKNGKKGYSVEFVINMSNKNTVVIRQKDKDVYAAIDMAIDRAHKVLRRHHDKVTEHKSVRPDELAAAHEAEIAAALANNADEIVPAEMELYKPLEIEEALNLLKESPDRQFIVFNDIDGKMRVLYRRSDGRFGLY is encoded by the coding sequence ATGAATATCAGCATCGTAGGTCGCCATTTCGAGTTGACCGACGCCATCAAACAGCACATCGAAAGTGCCGTGGATGGATTGAAAAAGTACAATCTCGACATCATTTCCACCCGTGTCGTCGTCGATGCGGACGAGAAGAACGGGAAGAAGGGTTACAGCGTCGAATTCGTCATCAACATGTCCAACAAGAATACGGTCGTCATCCGCCAGAAGGATAAAGATGTCTACGCCGCCATCGACATGGCTATCGACCGCGCCCACAAGGTGCTGCGCCGCCACCACGACAAGGTAACCGAACACAAATCGGTGCGCCCCGACGAACTGGCCGCCGCACACGAAGCGGAGATCGCCGCCGCTCTGGCGAACAATGCCGACGAAATCGTCCCCGCGGAGATGGAACTCTACAAACCCCTCGAAATCGAGGAGGCGCTCAACCTGCTCAAAGAGAGCCCCGACCGCCAGTTCATCGTCTTCAACGACATCGACGGCAAAATGCGCGTCCTCTACCGCCGCAGCGACGGACGCTTCGGCCTCTATTGA
- a CDS encoding type II secretion system protein yields the protein MRFFRRAFTMVELVLVIVVFGILAMISADIFVKIYDNYIIARTMNNLQTQTELVLDQVARRLQSRIKDSTIARLEANSTEYVFLGDANESYKVLEWIGSAEEARRGKWDGNKYAPGWSGYIDLDAPGTGKASAVTPGSRLDFANSIISDLSRNVVKLDGTAGWPAVVMDGHVGDYNVSSYGWHPHHDNKYALWVKRFGNTRFDFNSTAKKEIYEHYKLAWSAYAVVPQCPDGVNDDCNLTLYYNYRPWQSQKFTDGSSSLLSEHVTTFKFRQMGDAVRLKLCIGENFYDKNISFCKEKVVF from the coding sequence GTGAGATTTTTCAGACGCGCTTTCACAATGGTCGAACTGGTCCTGGTCATTGTCGTATTCGGCATTTTGGCGATGATCAGTGCCGATATATTCGTGAAAATCTACGACAACTACATCATCGCCAGAACCATGAACAACCTGCAGACCCAGACCGAACTGGTTCTGGACCAGGTGGCAAGAAGACTCCAGTCGCGGATCAAGGACAGCACCATCGCACGCCTGGAAGCCAACAGCACCGAGTACGTCTTCCTCGGCGATGCCAACGAATCCTACAAAGTACTTGAATGGATAGGCTCCGCCGAAGAGGCGCGCAGAGGAAAGTGGGACGGCAACAAATATGCACCGGGATGGAGCGGATACATCGACCTCGATGCCCCCGGGACGGGAAAAGCCTCGGCCGTCACGCCCGGCAGCCGCCTCGACTTCGCGAACAGCATCATCTCCGACCTCTCCCGGAATGTCGTCAAACTCGACGGTACCGCCGGCTGGCCCGCGGTGGTCATGGATGGGCATGTGGGGGACTACAACGTCTCCTCCTATGGATGGCACCCCCACCATGACAACAAATATGCCCTGTGGGTAAAAAGATTCGGAAATACACGGTTCGACTTCAACTCCACGGCGAAAAAAGAGATTTACGAACACTACAAGCTCGCATGGAGCGCCTACGCCGTCGTACCCCAGTGCCCCGACGGTGTGAACGACGACTGCAACCTGACACTCTATTACAACTATCGGCCCTGGCAGAGCCAAAAATTCACGGACGGTTCCTCTTCCCTCCTGTCGGAACATGTAACAACCTTCAAATTCCGTCAGATGGGAGATGCGGTACGGCTCAAACTCTGCATCGGAGAGAATTTCTACGACAAGAACATCTCGTTCTGCAAAGAGAAGGTGGTATTCTGA
- the kdsA gene encoding 3-deoxy-8-phosphooctulonate synthase, with protein MILIAGPCVMESRDNVMRIAEALKPYDEDDAIDFYFKASFDKANRTSLQSYRGPGLEEGMKLFEEVKAGFGYKTLTDVHESCQVPDVAKTVDVLQIPAFLCRQTDLLVAAAKSDCIVNIKKGQFMVPADMQYSVLKVLKTRGYGSADYETSRKAGVWLTERGSTFGYGNLVVDMRALPIMRRFAPVVFDATHSVQMPGQGGRTGGDSSFVPYLARAAAATGVDGFFFETHFDPSVALSDGPNMVRLENLAGIVEQIKKIRDIVEA; from the coding sequence ATGATACTCATAGCGGGCCCCTGCGTCATGGAGAGCCGCGACAATGTCATGCGCATCGCGGAGGCGCTGAAACCCTACGACGAAGACGACGCGATCGACTTCTACTTCAAAGCCAGTTTCGACAAGGCCAACCGCACCTCTTTACAGAGTTACCGCGGCCCGGGGCTGGAGGAGGGGATGAAGCTCTTCGAAGAGGTCAAGGCGGGTTTCGGCTACAAAACATTGACGGACGTTCACGAAAGCTGCCAGGTGCCCGATGTGGCGAAAACGGTCGATGTGCTGCAGATTCCCGCCTTTCTGTGCCGCCAGACCGACCTGCTGGTCGCCGCCGCGAAGAGCGATTGCATCGTCAACATCAAGAAGGGGCAGTTCATGGTGCCCGCGGACATGCAGTATTCGGTCCTCAAAGTCCTCAAAACCCGGGGGTACGGGAGCGCCGACTACGAAACGAGCCGAAAGGCGGGGGTCTGGCTGACCGAGCGGGGCTCCACCTTCGGCTACGGCAACCTGGTCGTCGATATGCGCGCACTCCCCATCATGCGCCGATTCGCCCCGGTGGTTTTCGACGCCACCCACAGCGTCCAGATGCCCGGGCAGGGGGGCAGGACGGGAGGTGACAGCAGTTTCGTCCCCTACCTGGCCAGAGCCGCCGCCGCCACCGGCGTGGACGGCTTCTTTTTCGAAACCCACTTCGACCCCTCCGTCGCCCTGAGCGACGGGCCCAACATGGTGCGCCTCGAAAACCTCGCGGGGATTGTCGAACAGATCAAAAAAATCCGCGACATCGTGGAAGCGTAA